The following coding sequences are from one Salvia hispanica cultivar TCC Black 2014 chromosome 3, UniMelb_Shisp_WGS_1.0, whole genome shotgun sequence window:
- the LOC125216270 gene encoding ankyrin repeat-containing protein ITN1-like, whose product MDSPNERGAPPQMSGEKDLEKGFRTEHFWPSPSPRAPALVVSNSSKALIVSNSGKRFDQSGKKKYVRQVTGRHNDTELHLAAQKGDVTAVIEILGEIDEQMLKTLRGAEFDAGVAEIREAVVNEVNELGETALFIAAEKGFIDVMKELLPYSTREGIRTKNRSGFDPLHIAASRGHHDIVQMLLDHDPDLSNTVGQSNATPLISAATKGHLAVVKELLQNDPESLEARKSNGKNALHFAARQGHADIVKALLEMDRQLARKTDKKGQTALHMAVKGVSSAVVRLLLQADPAIVMLPDKFGNIALHIATRKKRAEIVMELLRLRDTNVNALTRGQKTALDIAEGLPLSEEICEIKDCLMRYGGMKANELNQPRDELRETVSEIKKEVHTQLEQARKTNKNVNGIAKELRKLHREGINNATNSVTVVAVLFATVAFAAIFTVPGGDNDKGMAVMVSSRAFQVFFISNAIALFTSLAVVVVQITVVRGEVKSERRVVEVINKLMWLAAACTTVAFLSSSYIIVGKHHRWAAILVSITGAVTMAGVLGGMTYYVLKTRRIRRVRKREKYSRSGGSSFRHSDTDSEVNPIYVI is encoded by the exons ATGGATTCCCCCAATGAAAGAGGCGCTCCTCCCCAAATGTCAG GCGAGAAGGATCTCGAGAAAGGATTCAGAACGGAGCACTTCtggccgtcgccgtcgccgcgaGCGCCGGCGCTGGTGGTCTCCAACTCCAGCAAAGCCCTAATCGTGTCGAATTCAGGCAAACGGTTCGATCAATCGGGGAAGAAGAAGTACGTGAGGCAGGTGACTGGCCGCCACAACGATACGGAGCTCCATTTGGCTGCGCAGAAGGGTGATGTGACGGCGGTGATTGAGATTTTGGGAGAAATCGACGAGCAGATGCTTAAGACGCTGCGGGGGGCTGAGTTTGACGCCGGGGTGGCGGAGATCAGGGAGGCTGTAGTGAATGAGGTGAATGAATTGGGGGAAACCGCTCTCTTCATCGCAGCTGAGAAGGGGTTCATTGATGTGATGAAGGAGTTGTTGCCTTATTCGACGAGGGAGGGGATTAGGACGAAGAATAGGTCGGGATTTGATCCTTTGCACATCGCTGCCAGTCGAGGCCATCATG ATATTGTTCAGATGCTGTTAGATCATGATCCAGACCTGAGTAACACAGTCGGCCAGTCAAATGCAACTCCTCTCATATCTGCAGCAACGAAAGGGCACCTAGCTGTTGTAAAGGAGTTGCTCCAAAACGATCCTGAGTCGCTAGAGGCGCGGAAATCCAATGGCAAAAACGCGTTACACTTTGCAGCGCGCCAAGGCCATGCAGATATTGTGAAGGCTTTGCTAGAGATGGACCGACAGTTGGCCCGAAAAACTGATAAGAAAGGGCAGACTGCTCTGCACATGGCTGTGAAGGGCGTAAGCTCAGCAGTGGTGAGGCTACTTCTGCAGGCAGATCCAGCCATAGTGATGCTTCCTGACAAATTCGGTAATATTGCGTTACATATAGCTACGAGGAAGAAGCGTGCTGAG ATTGTAATGGAGCTCTTACGGCTTCGTGACACGAATGTAAATGCGCTGACTAGAGGTCAGAAAACAGCGCTCGACATAGCTGAAGGGCTCCCTCTATCGGAAGAGATCTGTGAAATTAAAGACTGCTTGATGCGCTATGGTGGAATGAAGGCCAACGAGCTAAACCAACCCCGTGATGAACTCCGGGAAACTGTCTCggagataaagaaagaagtGCATACGCAACTTGAACAGGCGCGTAAAACAAACAAGAATGTGAATGGCATTGCAAAGGAGCTCAGGAAGCTTCATAGAGAAGGAATCAACAATGCTACTAACTCGGTAACAGTGGTGGCTGTTCTGTTTGCAACAGTTGCTTTTGCAGCCATATTCACCGTCCCGGGAGGCGACAACGACAAAGGGATGGCTGTGATGGTGAGCAGCCGGGCTTTCCAAGTCTTCTTCATCTCCAATGCCATCGCACTCTTCACATCCTTGGCTGTCGTGGTGGTGCAAATCACAGTGGTCCGAGGCGAGGTGAAATCTGAGAGACGGGTTGTGGAGGTGATCAATAAGCTAATGTGGCTGGCCGCAGCTTGCACCACGGTGGCTTTCCTCTCCTCGTCTTACATCATTGTCGGCAAGCACCATAGATGGGCTGCAATCCTTGTCTCTATCACAGGGGCGGTCACCATGGCCGGAGTTCTAGGTGGCATGACGTATTATGTGCTGAAGACAAGGAGGATACGGAGGgtgaggaagagagagaagtaTTCGAGAAGTGGAGGAAGCTCATTCAGACACTCTGACACTGATTCTGAAGTTAATCCTATTTATGTCATTTGA
- the LOC125213973 gene encoding uncharacterized protein LOC125213973: MNRRRFTSRVPLLLIYASTILIIYSPALISAAVVTLDSIEIFKTHEWIPTKPKVYFQCKGEREIILPDVKNKHVLYSFRGEESWQPLTELPDTKCKRCGLYEEDAVRPNYVFDEWELCPSDFTRSDGKYIHVREKEFNATFLCKECVAREKASSSSSHSDKDKANSTNAKQEDSSKTLPWPWIVAISCAFLILFTGGLVAGCKWWQRRKRMQQQAQFLKLFEDADDIEDELGIGPLSHTV, encoded by the exons ATGAATCGCCGTCGATTTACATCGAGGGTTCcccttttgttgatttatgcAAGCACGATTCTAATCATCTATTCCCCAG CATTGATATCAGCAGCAGTTGTCACACTTGATTCCATCGAGATCTTCAAAACTCATGAATGGATTCCGACTAAACCCAAAGTATACTTTCAATGTAaaggggagagagagataatTCTACCAGATGTTAAAAACAAGCATGTATTGTATTCCTTCAGGGGTGAAGAATCGTGGCAG CCCCTAACAGAACTTCCTGATACGAAATGCAAACGTTGTGGACTCTATGAGGAGGATGCCGTTAGACcaaattatgtatttgatgAATGGGAACTTTGTCCATCTGATTTCACACGGTCCGATGGCAAGTATATTCATGTTAGGGAGAAAGAGTTCAATGCcacatttttatgtaaagaATGTGTTGCTCGGGAAAAAG cttcatcttcatcctcGCATTCGGATAAGGATAAAGCTAATTCCACTAACGCCAAGCAAGAGGATTCAAGCAAAACGCTACCTTGGCCTTGGATTGTAGCTATCAGTTGCGCATTCCTGATCCTGTTTACAGGTGGCCTTGTAGCTGGTTGCAAGTGGTGGCAGAGACGAAAGAGGATGCAACAACAGGCTCAGTTCCTCAAACTTTTCGAAGATGCTGATGATATCGAGGATGAATTGGGTATAGGCCCTCTCAGCCATACAGTTTGA
- the LOC125214169 gene encoding phosphatidate phosphatase PAH1-like isoform X2, with the protein MNVVGRVGSIITQGVYSVATPFHPFGGAVDIIVVKQHDGTFRSTPWYVRFGKFQGVLKGAEKLVRIEVNGVEADFHMHLDNSGEAYFVREVDAEKDDREGVKDSESLEGGREDNSSVYSNAESGSKENDFLGQEIDEFNGGDAEMQDLRTTLGMKRLERAESDNERMFYEFQDEQSSLDGSVEFSEYDNLDSVEHALEESQNSNSEVVLVSVDGHILMAPISSSVTDAASVQLSTPQFHLGPGERTQQFHRGDDLWTTNCMDELDSPTHENTPWKNCNGDENPQSSEHLEPGQSDKDRLYHVQASLDSSIHDKEFSVESGSESASGRFLTRDVFKSCHEFMEFSQQSADEDREDISCSGDQKSPLSPLMNDEHVEQNLEISRDNGESDCDESGIPSRVSLLESQVEAAAQEISTSNTDHNGSDRMAVRFATVDQDSGKQVEDDRTVGTVNDGLEISLCAKLLHSGMGSSAAEDAFNEKRISLEEFKLSPASVVKSEDLIVRIQGKYVPWHKAAHIVLSMAAFGEDLPVEAEDAIPVEQEKPEKKEDDPQLVSTPSRRWRLWPNPFRRSKPLEHATSYSSNEDVYVGSESGSQSQQAVSTPTARAASESPRKQFIRTNAPTTEQIASLNLKEGQNMVSFKFSTRVLGSQKVEAHMYLWKWNTRIVISDVDGTITKSDVLGQVMPLVGKDWSHSGIAHLFCAIKENGYQLLFLSARAIVQAYLTKSFLSNLKQDGKSLPTGPVVISPDGLFPSLYREVIRRAPHEFKIACLEDIKALFPPDYNPFYAGFGNRDTDELSYRKIGIPKGKIFIINPKGEVAINRRIDVKSYGSLHTLVHDMFPPTSLIEQEDYNSWNYWKVPLPDVDNL; encoded by the exons ATGAATGTGGTGGGTAGAGTTGGCAGCATCATAACACAAGGAGTGTACTCGGTTGCCACACCGTTTCATCCGTTTGGTGGGGCGGTGGACATAATCGTTGTTAAGCAGCACGATGGGACGTTTAGGAGCACGCCTTGGTATGTTCGGTTTGGAAAATTTCAAGGTGTTCTCAAAGGGGCGGAGAAGCTTGTCCGAATAGAAGTCAATGGTGTCGAAGCCGATTTTCATATGCATCTTGATAACTCGGGTGAAGCTTATTTTGTCAGGGAGGTTGACGCGGAGAAGGATGATCGGGAGGGTGTTAAGGACTCGGAGAGTCTTGAAGGCGGGAGGGAGGACAATAGCAGTGTTTATAGTAATGCAGAGAGCGGTTCTAAAGAGAACGATTTTTTGGGACAAGAGATCGATGAGTTTAATGGTGGTGACGCGGAGATGCAAGATTTACGCACAACTCTTGGTATGAAGCGGTTAGAGAGAGCCGAGTCTGACAATGAGCGGATGTTCTATGAGTTTCAAGATGAACAATCTTCTTTGGATGGTTCAGTTGAGTTCTCTGAGTACGATAATTTAGATAGTGTGGAACATGCATTGGAGGAATCGCAAAATTCGAATTCGGAGGTGGTTTTGGTGAGCGTGGACGGGCATATTCTAATGGCACCTATATCATCATCCGTGACGGATGCTGCAAGTGTGCAACTGAGCACGCCTCAGTTTCACCTTGGACCGGGCGAACGAACTCAACAGTTTCACAGGGGTGATGATTTGTGGACGACTAATTGTATGGACGAGCTTGATTCTCCTACACATGAAAACACCCCTTGGAAAAATTGCAACGGAGACGAGAATCCTCAATCTTCTGAACACTTAGAGCCTGGACAAAGTGACAAAGATCGTCTATACCATGTCCAAGCAAGTCTGGATTCATCTATTCACGACAAGGAGTTCAGTGTAGAAAGTGGCTCTGAAAGTGCATCAGGCCGTTTTCTTACACGTGATGTTTTCAAGAGTTGCCATGAGTTCATGGAATTTTCGCAGCAGTCTGCAGACGAGGATCGGGAGGATATCAGTTGTTCAGGAGACCAGAAATCGCCTTTGAGTCCTTTGATGAATGACGAACATGTAGAACAGAATCTTGAAATATCAAGAGACAATGGTGAATCAGATTGCGACGAGTCTGGAATTCCTAGCCGTGTCTCATTGCTCGAGTCACAGGTTGAAGCTGCAGCTCAGGAAATATCTACTTCCAATACAGATCACAATGGTTCTGATCGCATGGCTGTTCGGTTTGCTACCGTTGATCAGGATTCAGGGAAACAAGTGGAAGATGATCGAACTGTCGGAACAGTGAATGATG GGCTGGAAATATCTCTTTGCGCAAAGTTGCTTCATTCTGGAATGGGCTCGAGTGCAGCAGAAGATGCCTTCAACGAGAAGCGCATATCATTGGAGGAATTTAAACTTTCACCTGCATCAGTTGTGAAGAGTGAAGACCTGATTGTTAGAATTCAGGGGAAGTACGTACCATGGCATAAAGCTGCACACATTGTTCTCAGCATGGCTGCTTTTGGCGAAGATCTACCGGTCGAGGCAGAAGACGCAATCCCGGTGGAACAGGAGAAGccagaaaaaaaagaagacgATCCACAGCTGGTGTCTACTCCATCTCGCAGATGGAGACTCTGGCCAAATCCGTTTAGGAGGTCCAAGCCACTCGAACATGCCACTAGTTACTCTTCTAATGAAGACGTCTATGTTGGTTCCGAATCCGGCTCACAGAGTCAACAGGCAGTTTCGACCCCCACAGCACGTGCAGCCAGTGAGTCTCCTCGCAAGCAGTTTATTAGAACTAATGCACCCACCACCGAACAGATTGCATCTTTGAATCTCAAGGAGGGGCAAAACATGGTGAGTTTCAAATTCTCTACCAGAGTTCTTGGATCCCAGAAGGTTGAAGCTCATATGTATTTGTGGAAGTGGAATACACGAATCGTGATATCAGACGTGGACGGGACTATTACCAA GTCTGATGTTCTTGGCCAGGTCATGCCGTTGGTAGGAAAAGACTGGAGTCATTCTGGGATCGCTCATCTTTTTTGTGCAATAAAG GAGAACGGATACCAGCTCTTATTTCTAAGTGCACGAGCTATTGTTCAAGCATATTTAACGAAAAGCTTCCTATCCAATCTCAAGCAG GATGGTAAAAGCTTGCCAACTGGACCTGTTGTCATTTCCCCTGATGGATTATTTCCCTCGTTGTACCGAGAAG TTATACGACGAGCTCCACATGAATTCAAGATTGCCTGTTTGGAG GATATTAAGGCGCTCTTTCCACCCGATTACAATCCATTTTACGCGGGTTTTGGAAACAGAGACACCGACGAGCTCAGCTACCGGAAAATTGGGATTCCTAAGGGAAAAATCTTCATAATCAACCCTAAG GGGGAGGTGGCCATTAATCGTCGTATTGATGTGAAATCATACGGGTCGTTGCACACGCTGGTGCATGACATGTTCCCGCCAACGTCATTGATCGAACAG GAGGATTATAACTCGTGGAACTACTGGAAAGTGCCTTTGCCCGATGTCGATAACTTGTAG
- the LOC125213972 gene encoding 50S ribosomal protein L15-like, whose translation MLRRRFTSVFPSLIRAALVQRPNPTPTPRFPPQLHYASPYAACFNHRCNSASVRAYSSLLALNDLRDNPGSRQQKTRKGRGIGSGKGKTAGRGHKGQKARGTYKFGFEGGQTPLRRRLPKRGFKNPFTLTFQPVGLGKIAKLINAGKIDSSELITMKTLKDCGAIGKQIEDGVRLMGRGAEHIEWPIHLEVSRVTVRAKAAVEAAGGTVRRVYYNKLGLRALLKPEWFEKKGRLLPKAARPPPKLKEKVDSIGRLPAPRKPIPFTAEEKEAMPAAS comes from the exons ATGCTGAGAAGAAGATTCACTTCAGTGTTCCCCAGCTTGATCCGAGCTGCCCTGGTTCAGCGCCCAAACCCTACACCAACACCAAGGTTTCCTCCTCAGCTACACTATGCATCGCCGTATGCGGCTTGCTTCAATCACCGCTGCAATTCAGCGAGCGTTAGGGCTTACAGCAGCCTTTTGGCGCTGAACGATCTGAGGGATAATCCAGGGTCGCGCCAGCAGAAGACGAGGAAGGGGCGTGGTATCGGGTCGGGTAAGGGGAAGACGGCCGGGCGGGGGCACAAGGGCCAGAAGGCTCGTGGCACCTATAAATTCGGATTTGAAGGCGGACAGACGCCgctccgccgccgccttccCAAACGAGGCTTTAAGAATCCCTTCACTCTCACATTTCAG CCTGTTGGTTTAGGAAAAATCGCAAAGCTGATAAATGCTGGGAAAATTGATTCTTCAGAATTGATAACGATGAAAACTCTCAAG GACTGTGGAGCTATAGGCAAGCAAATAGAAGACGGTGTTAGACTAATGGGACGCGGAGCTGAACACATTGAATGGCCCATCCATCTAGAG GTTTCAAGGGTGACAGTAAGGGCGAAAGCAGCAGTAGAGGCTGCTGGGGGGACGGTGAGACGTGTGTATTACAACAAACTGGGGCTGCGGGCGCTGCTGAAACCAGAGTGGTTCGAAAAGAAGGGCAGGCTACTTCCAAAAGCAGCAAGGCCACCTCCGAAATTGAAAGAGAAAGTAGATAGCATCGGCCGATTGCCTGCCCCAAGGAAACCGATACCTTTCACTGCTGAAGAAAAAGAGGCTATGCCTGCTGCTTCCTAA
- the LOC125214169 gene encoding phosphatidate phosphatase PAH1-like isoform X1, which translates to MNVVGRVGSIITQGVYSVATPFHPFGGAVDIIVVKQHDGTFRSTPWYVRFGKFQGVLKGAEKLVRIEVNGVEADFHMHLDNSGEAYFVREVDAEKDDREGVKDSESLEGGREDNSSVYSNAESGSKENDFLGQEIDEFNGGDAEMQDLRTTLGMKRLERAESDNERMFYEFQDEQSSLDGSVEFSEYDNLDSVEHALEESQNSNSEVVLVSVDGHILMAPISSSVTDAASVQLSTPQFHLGPGERTQQFHRGDDLWTTNCMDELDSPTHENTPWKNCNGDENPQSSEHLEPGQSDKDRLYHVQASLDSSIHDKEFSVESGSESASGRFLTRDVFKSCHEFMEFSQQSADEDREDISCSGDQKSPLSPLMNDEHVEQNLEISRDNGESDCDESGIPSRVSLLESQVEAAAQEISTSNTDHNGSDRMAVRFATVDQDSGKQVEDDRTVGTVNDGKESPSDVCRERDHVEPHTAAPTEPFGLEISLCAKLLHSGMGSSAAEDAFNEKRISLEEFKLSPASVVKSEDLIVRIQGKYVPWHKAAHIVLSMAAFGEDLPVEAEDAIPVEQEKPEKKEDDPQLVSTPSRRWRLWPNPFRRSKPLEHATSYSSNEDVYVGSESGSQSQQAVSTPTARAASESPRKQFIRTNAPTTEQIASLNLKEGQNMVSFKFSTRVLGSQKVEAHMYLWKWNTRIVISDVDGTITKSDVLGQVMPLVGKDWSHSGIAHLFCAIKENGYQLLFLSARAIVQAYLTKSFLSNLKQDGKSLPTGPVVISPDGLFPSLYREVIRRAPHEFKIACLEDIKALFPPDYNPFYAGFGNRDTDELSYRKIGIPKGKIFIINPKGEVAINRRIDVKSYGSLHTLVHDMFPPTSLIEQEDYNSWNYWKVPLPDVDNL; encoded by the exons ATGAATGTGGTGGGTAGAGTTGGCAGCATCATAACACAAGGAGTGTACTCGGTTGCCACACCGTTTCATCCGTTTGGTGGGGCGGTGGACATAATCGTTGTTAAGCAGCACGATGGGACGTTTAGGAGCACGCCTTGGTATGTTCGGTTTGGAAAATTTCAAGGTGTTCTCAAAGGGGCGGAGAAGCTTGTCCGAATAGAAGTCAATGGTGTCGAAGCCGATTTTCATATGCATCTTGATAACTCGGGTGAAGCTTATTTTGTCAGGGAGGTTGACGCGGAGAAGGATGATCGGGAGGGTGTTAAGGACTCGGAGAGTCTTGAAGGCGGGAGGGAGGACAATAGCAGTGTTTATAGTAATGCAGAGAGCGGTTCTAAAGAGAACGATTTTTTGGGACAAGAGATCGATGAGTTTAATGGTGGTGACGCGGAGATGCAAGATTTACGCACAACTCTTGGTATGAAGCGGTTAGAGAGAGCCGAGTCTGACAATGAGCGGATGTTCTATGAGTTTCAAGATGAACAATCTTCTTTGGATGGTTCAGTTGAGTTCTCTGAGTACGATAATTTAGATAGTGTGGAACATGCATTGGAGGAATCGCAAAATTCGAATTCGGAGGTGGTTTTGGTGAGCGTGGACGGGCATATTCTAATGGCACCTATATCATCATCCGTGACGGATGCTGCAAGTGTGCAACTGAGCACGCCTCAGTTTCACCTTGGACCGGGCGAACGAACTCAACAGTTTCACAGGGGTGATGATTTGTGGACGACTAATTGTATGGACGAGCTTGATTCTCCTACACATGAAAACACCCCTTGGAAAAATTGCAACGGAGACGAGAATCCTCAATCTTCTGAACACTTAGAGCCTGGACAAAGTGACAAAGATCGTCTATACCATGTCCAAGCAAGTCTGGATTCATCTATTCACGACAAGGAGTTCAGTGTAGAAAGTGGCTCTGAAAGTGCATCAGGCCGTTTTCTTACACGTGATGTTTTCAAGAGTTGCCATGAGTTCATGGAATTTTCGCAGCAGTCTGCAGACGAGGATCGGGAGGATATCAGTTGTTCAGGAGACCAGAAATCGCCTTTGAGTCCTTTGATGAATGACGAACATGTAGAACAGAATCTTGAAATATCAAGAGACAATGGTGAATCAGATTGCGACGAGTCTGGAATTCCTAGCCGTGTCTCATTGCTCGAGTCACAGGTTGAAGCTGCAGCTCAGGAAATATCTACTTCCAATACAGATCACAATGGTTCTGATCGCATGGCTGTTCGGTTTGCTACCGTTGATCAGGATTCAGGGAAACAAGTGGAAGATGATCGAACTGTCGGAACAGTGAATGATGGTAAGGAGTCTCCTTCTGATGTATGTCGAGAAAGGGACCACGTTGAACCACATACAGCTGCTCCAACTGAACCGTTTg GGCTGGAAATATCTCTTTGCGCAAAGTTGCTTCATTCTGGAATGGGCTCGAGTGCAGCAGAAGATGCCTTCAACGAGAAGCGCATATCATTGGAGGAATTTAAACTTTCACCTGCATCAGTTGTGAAGAGTGAAGACCTGATTGTTAGAATTCAGGGGAAGTACGTACCATGGCATAAAGCTGCACACATTGTTCTCAGCATGGCTGCTTTTGGCGAAGATCTACCGGTCGAGGCAGAAGACGCAATCCCGGTGGAACAGGAGAAGccagaaaaaaaagaagacgATCCACAGCTGGTGTCTACTCCATCTCGCAGATGGAGACTCTGGCCAAATCCGTTTAGGAGGTCCAAGCCACTCGAACATGCCACTAGTTACTCTTCTAATGAAGACGTCTATGTTGGTTCCGAATCCGGCTCACAGAGTCAACAGGCAGTTTCGACCCCCACAGCACGTGCAGCCAGTGAGTCTCCTCGCAAGCAGTTTATTAGAACTAATGCACCCACCACCGAACAGATTGCATCTTTGAATCTCAAGGAGGGGCAAAACATGGTGAGTTTCAAATTCTCTACCAGAGTTCTTGGATCCCAGAAGGTTGAAGCTCATATGTATTTGTGGAAGTGGAATACACGAATCGTGATATCAGACGTGGACGGGACTATTACCAA GTCTGATGTTCTTGGCCAGGTCATGCCGTTGGTAGGAAAAGACTGGAGTCATTCTGGGATCGCTCATCTTTTTTGTGCAATAAAG GAGAACGGATACCAGCTCTTATTTCTAAGTGCACGAGCTATTGTTCAAGCATATTTAACGAAAAGCTTCCTATCCAATCTCAAGCAG GATGGTAAAAGCTTGCCAACTGGACCTGTTGTCATTTCCCCTGATGGATTATTTCCCTCGTTGTACCGAGAAG TTATACGACGAGCTCCACATGAATTCAAGATTGCCTGTTTGGAG GATATTAAGGCGCTCTTTCCACCCGATTACAATCCATTTTACGCGGGTTTTGGAAACAGAGACACCGACGAGCTCAGCTACCGGAAAATTGGGATTCCTAAGGGAAAAATCTTCATAATCAACCCTAAG GGGGAGGTGGCCATTAATCGTCGTATTGATGTGAAATCATACGGGTCGTTGCACACGCTGGTGCATGACATGTTCCCGCCAACGTCATTGATCGAACAG GAGGATTATAACTCGTGGAACTACTGGAAAGTGCCTTTGCCCGATGTCGATAACTTGTAG